Genomic segment of Umezawaea sp. Da 62-37:
GCACCACGTTGACCACGAAGATCGACGTGGTCAGCCCACCAGCCACGTACACCAGCAGCATCGAGAACCGCCTCAGCCCGACCTGGAACTCCGTGTCCAGTTGCCGGGTGTCCAGCCCTGCGGCGATCTTGCCGAACTCGGTCGCGGCCCCGGTCGCCACGACGACTCCCACCGCGCTGCCCGCGTGCACCACGGTGCCCATCAACGCGCACCCCGCCAAGTCAGCCAACGGGGTTCCGACCGGCACCTCGGCGGTGGTCTTGTCCACCGGCAGCGATTCACCGGTCAACACCGATTCGTCGCACTCGAGTCCGGTCACCTCGATCAGCCGGATGTCGGCGGGGACGACGTCCCCCAGCCGAAGTTCGACCACATCACCGGGTACCAGCGTGGTCACGTCCACCGGAGAGGGGCGCCCGTCGCGGACGGTGACGGTGCTGTGGTGGATCTCGGAATGCAGCGCCTCCGCGGCCTTCTCGGCCCGGTACTCGTTGAAGAACCCGAGCCCCACCGACAGGGCGACGATCACCCCGATGATCACCGCGTCGCTGTGCTGGCCGACGACGTAGGACGCGATGGCGGCGATCACCAGCAGCCCGAGCAGTGGTGACCGCAACTGGTGCAGCAGCACGGCCACCGGGCGGGCCCGGTGCGTGGCCACGGCGTTCGGCCCGTACCGGGCCTGTCGCCGCAGGACCTCGGTGCCCGCCAACCCGGCCCCGGCCTCCACTTCGAACTCCCGCAGCACCTCCACCACGGGCAGTGCGGCCGCGCCGACCACTCCGGTCGTCCTGCTCCGGTGGCGGGGTGGAGCCGGTTCGGCGATCGTCACGGAAGCTCCTCGTCGCATGCGTGCGGCACGCCGACGAGTGGGCTGCCGGGATCGCCCGCGAGCCGAAGCGGTCATCGATCCGCTTCTCGACGTGCTCGCCGTTGAGCGTCGTCCACGTGGGGGTGACGAGGCAGTGGCAGCGGTCCCCGGTCGTCGGGGACCTTCGGCCCTGGGTCACCGGGCGAAGAACCTGTCGATTAAGTCGGCCCGCACTCGACTTCGGATCATCGCGCTGCGTGGCGCTTCGCTGTGCCAGGTGAGCGGCTACGAGCGTCACGCCCCATTCGTGGGCGCGGTCGATCTCCTGGTGCTCGGTCTGCTCATCCCGAACGCGTGGGTGGGCGCGCCGACCACGAGCAGGTCGCCGTCGTCCGGTAGCCGGGTCGGTGCTGCACCTGCTTCGACCACCTCCGCTTGGCCTGCGCGATCACCATGGTGTCGCCGAACATCGATTCGTCCACGACCAGCGCTCTAGGCACCGCGACCTTCGTCCCCGCCTATAGCCGGGATCGCTTGCGCGGCCAATGCTTCACCCGGTCAAGCCCACCATGGTCACCAAGCGCGGCCGGAGTACTGGGAGGAGCCCGCGCTCGAGGTGCAGGAGTCCGGGATGGTCTGCTCCGTCGACCGCGCGGACTCGGCTCCGCCGACCTCTCCGTCGCAGAACACCTCGCTGATGAGGCTCTGCAGCGCCTTCTGCATCGCCTCCGCAGGGGGGACCACGGCGTCCACGTAGGTCAGCGAGGCCTCCAGGGTCCTGCTGCCGTCGAGCGTGCTGTACATCGCCGTCGCGTAGCCCTGGACGCCGCCGTTGTGGTTGATCAGGGTGGTGCCGCTGCAGTTCGAGTCCGGGCGCAGCGTGAACACCCCGAGGCCGTAATCGCTGACCGGGTGCGGCTTGAGCATCTCGGCCAGCAGCGGGGGCGGGAGGAGCCGCCCTCCCAGCAGCGCGGAGAAGAACGTGTGGAGATCCCGGGTGGTCGAGATCATGTCACCGGCGCTGGATATCCAGGAGGGGTTCTGGCGGGCGATGTCGACCGTCTTCCACTGCCCGGCGTCCTGGTACCGGTAGTAGCCGTGGGCGTGCGGCCCGAGGATCGCAGGCGAGGTACCCGGCGCCGAGGTGTCCCGCAGCCCGAGCGGCCCCAGGAGCCGTTGCTGCATCACCGCGGCGTACGAGCGGCCGGTGACCTTCTCGATCAGCAGCCTGGCCAGCACGTA
This window contains:
- a CDS encoding serine hydrolase domain-containing protein, whose protein sequence is MSRVRMSRVFRRAGVAALAFALLAGAGEPGTAFAGSRVVPEAVAVQDRPDLQEAIQTIVDSGITGVQLRVHDQRSDWVGSAGLRKLGEAAKPPADGRFRVGSVTKTFTATVVLQLVAEGKIGLDAPAADYLPQSGVDRRVTVRMLLQHTSGLFNFTGEYYPDGTVVPGIPWSGKEWVDNRFHTYRPEELVRFALSKPARFAPGTDWSYSNTNYVLARLLIEKVTGRSYAAVMQQRLLGPLGLRDTSAPGTSPAILGPHAHGYYRYQDAGQWKTVDIARQNPSWISSAGDMISTTRDLHTFFSALLGGRLLPPPLLAEMLKPHPVSDYGLGVFTLRPDSNCSGTTLINHNGGVQGYATAMYSTLDGSRTLEASLTYVDAVVPPAEAMQKALQSLISEVFCDGEVGGAESARSTEQTIPDSCTSSAGSSQYSGRAW